The sequence CCCTTAAGTCCGTCAAACGCGAAGGCTCAGTACATGTGATCGGCGCCGTTGCGCAGGGTAACCCAGGTAGCGAAACCCTCCAAGATCTGGCCAAGACGGTGTTATTCGGACAGATCTCGGTAAGTCGTTGAATTCAACCATTATGTTCTGCGTGTTAAACCGCCTTTGTAGGTGATCGGAATCTTGGTTGGAAACAAGGCAATGTGCGAGAGGTTGGACGCCTTCATGGCTGAGCACAAGATCAAGCCAGTTATTGACCGTGTATTTGGCTGGAGTGAGGTGGTGGATGCGTTGGATTACCAGCTCAGTGGCTCCCATTTTGGAAAAATTGTCATCAAAATCGACTGAGTGGAGGTCAGCGCATTCGCGGTGGTGCTTTCAGCTCATGAGTACTTGCCCTTTTGCTGTATAATCAAGTAACATGTATTGACCATATTATTGAAATTTATTCGTTGTGAAACTCTTCTCTAGCTGTGGTGCAGCCCTATTATGGCTCTGGCTGGGTTCTGGTCGGGATTCCCACGCTATATGCTTATGTATCTGTCATGTCATAGTCGCTTATTCACTAACCTTACACTTATCATGATTATGTGAGAACCACACCCAGGTACCAGTATCAGTTATTTTCGTTACTTCCAtcaacccccccccccaccgaGTTATAGAGTACTAAACTGACCGGTAACAATGTTTCTGAGATTTTCTACTGTCGAACTACCGGATGCCTTTAATCGTGTTTAAAGAGGACCGATATGAAAACACGCATGTATTAGCGTTGCTAGTACTACTAATATTTATAGAACGTAGCTGAATTATTATACAAGTGAATTGATATAGTTCTCGATGTCTGCACGCATCTCTCAGCACTAGATCCAAATTAAACATACATGTACTCACTGGCGTAGCCATCTCCATTCTTATCCTGCATAGCGTCGTTCACGTTCGGGTTCAGACCGTTTGCAATCTCCCAGTCATCTGGCATCCCATCTCCATCTGTATCCTTTGGTGCAGTACCTCCAGCGATCGGTCCTCCGGAGTTCCATGGCGAGACCTTTTCGTCCGAAATGAGGGCACCGGACTTGCCGAgtgacttgacctggttgaTGAGCTGTGTGTCGACGTTGTCCCGCGACTTGGACGCGCCTACTCCAGCGATAACCTTGGCATAGGCATCAAGAGGAGCAAGGAGGGTCTTGACTGTTGGGTAGTCGTAGCGCTTGGCTTGGAAGTCAACACCCTGTGAATAATTTAATACCATGTAGGAGCAAAAGACTGTCTTATTCACCGAATAGTTGTCAGTGCTCTGGCCTAGTTCGGACCCATCGAGGACACCTGATTAATGTCAAACTTCAGTTAATAGTTCACCAAGTCGTGTTTAGTATGATTACCATTTTTGTCTACAAAGCATTCAAGTCAGTATTTGAAATTGGGGAATAAACCTGTTCACTTACTGGCATCGTAGTAGTTGCGTTGCACGTATGCATGGAAGTTTGCATTTCCACGGGTGAACGGACGGGCGCTTGTGGACGGTCCACTGATGAATACGTTATTCATGATGTTCGCATAAGACGCTCCATCAGAGTCGCCGGCAATGTATCCTCCTCCTCCGCCCCAGTTGTAAACAACATTGTTGACGAATTCGTTGGTCCCCTTGACCTTGGGGTTACTGAATTTGCCAACCAGGGTCAAAAAAAGGCCAAGATATTCGCACGGAACTCAGCTTACCGGGTCTTGTTGTCGATGTAAAGCGATCGGATGATGCTAATCCCTCCTGTACTCTGCATCAAACCACCACAAGAATGGGTTTCCAAGCCTTGAGCAATAATGGAATCCGATATCGTAATGTTAGATACGTCTCCGTTAATTGAGAAAGTTTCGTCTAAAAATAGGTGTATGAGCTATCACCAGACCGAGGCATCAGCTGACTAGATAGCTCACCTCGCCCCCAAGACACACTGACATGATCGAATATCATGTCATGGCCATCAGCTACACGTGCCCAAGTCAGTGAAGTGTCGGACAGTGGAGGGTCGATATACCCACCAATGGTAA comes from Rhizoctonia solani chromosome 4, complete sequence and encodes:
- a CDS encoding pectate lyase, with the translated sequence MRSLITLATAVAAYMLPQALAIPAFPGAEGFGANAVGGRGGSVYVVTNLNDSGSGSFRDAVSKSNRIVVFAVGGVIKISSRIVIKDHITIAGQTAPGGGITIYGNGVSYSNAHHTVTRYVRYRMGKSGDSGKDGITIADGHDMIFDHVSVSWGRDETFSINGDVSNITISDSIIAQGLETHSCGGLMQSTGGISIIRSLYIDNKTRNPKVKGTNEFVNNVVYNWGGGGGYIAGDSDGASYANIMNNVFISGPSTSARPFTRGNANFHAYVQRNYYDANKNGVLDGSELGQSTDNYSGVDFQAKRYDYPTVKTLLAPLDAYAKVIAGVGASKSRDNVDTQLINQVKSLGKSGALISDEKVSPWNSGGPIAGGTAPKDTDGDGMPDDWEIANGLNPNVNDAMQDKNGDGYANIENYINSLV